TTTGGTGTTCATTTCTTGTATCGCCATCAGTTTGAGCGGCCAAATTATTATATTTGCCCACTCTTAATTTCGATTGATTATCTCTCAACCAATTCAGTCGTTCGGATTCCATCATAGTATAGCCGTCGACTAAGAATTGTTGAAATAGGCGTCTTGAGTAAAGTAGTGTTTTTGCCTCTTTGCAACGTTGTTGTAACCGGTAAGAAAACCAATCCTTAAtgctttgacggtttctcctagTGACCTCAGTTTCATGGCGATATCTGTGCATTATATTTTTCCTGTAACCATCTTCCCCATAAGGAAATATAAGAGGATACTGATAAGCCAAATATGCTGGGTGAAACTCATCTATTCGTTGCAAACCACCATTGCGGCGCTAAATTAAGATGTCCCTTTTATCAGCAGAATCAATGTCTCCCACAATGAGTGCAGCCACTTCTGAGACAGTAGGTTTGTTGTAAACACGGCCATCTTCGGATCTATCAGAAATTAGCCTGAGTTTTAAATCTGTGAAAGAATTTGTCCTTAAAACATCCCTTGCCATTCTAAAAGCTTTGGCATGAACATTGTGCTGATCTAACATCATCTTGAGCTTTTTGACAACCGGTCGCTCGATGCCTTTGTTGTCCCTGTTTATTTTTCGCAGCCatgaataaatattttaacaaaatatttttataaaacaattgTGTAATTATGTCTGAGCATGCTTACTTGAAACATTTTATTCTGTGTTCAACTTCATTGTCCGTGTCATAGATGTATAATTGAGCATATTGCGGAGGTTGCCCTGTTTCTGGCAGCAGTGTACCAATTCGATGACAGGTCTGACCCTGCAGTCTCAAAGTAGGGGGTCCACCTCTTTTAGAATATGTTGTGTCGAACTTCATTCCAGGGGAAGTGAATGAGAACATTGCGTTGTATGTTCGTATGTTAGCCTGGTAGTTTTTACTATctgaatatgttttattaaatagaaGATCTTGCAACACCTGTAGAGGTTACTCAAGGAACGGAAGAACAATTTTTCCTCCACGGCAACAACGATAAAAGCGAGGAGTTGCTGTAATTTTGTGTCTATTCACTTTTtcttggtaccacatacatgctTGGCAGTGTGCGCATTCATAACTTTGGTCGCCAATATCGTAATACTCTGAAAGAAGAAACCACAATACTGAATATGTCTATTAACAGAAGAAGTGTACATCATTTGGTTATCAGTGTATGATATGGAAATACCTTGAAGATGGGCCTCCTGTAATTGTGTCGGGTCTGAATCTTCGTCAGAGCCGGAACTATTAgaagaatttaaattattgtcagaGTTGGAGTCATCATTGTCTTCATAATGAGATTCAACAGACATATTATGATTTGAGGTAGATGGATGATCCATGGACTGGCTTGACATATTATAATTTGAAGTAGATGCATGATCCATGTTCTGACTTTGACTAACAATGTTGTTTGTATTTTGAACCCTACTAACTTTAGTATTGAACAAATTTCTCAATCTTTTTCTGTTATCCAAGATTATTTTCCTTCTCTTTCTAGCCATagtcgtttcaatagtggtttcaTATGTTACAGAAGAtgtaaaattatgatttaaatgggAAGTGAGGTTGCTTGATCTGACACGGTTTCGATAATCCCTCTTTGCTTTAAGAATAAGCTTTCTCCTCTTTCTTGCAATGGATGTTTGAGGAGCAGTGTTTTTAACAACATCTGTTTCCATCACAAACACAAAAGTAGGATGaataataatactaaaaataaGATTGATTTGTATAGATTTATGCGCACAATATGAGATGTATAGCATGCTACTTCATGGTTTTGAATACTAAAAGTTTACAGTTTCTAATTGAAGGGGAATTGGTGGGTTCAAATGTCATGAATGCagtattgattttaatttttctttcatacTTGAATATATATGAAGTTGGAACTGAATATGAATAGAATGATGGTTATAGATTTAAATTACCACTTATCCCTCCCTTATAACTGTTGTGTGTGAtaaatgtatttaatttaatctatacaggttatttataatattttatttgatggatGTGTTATTCTTTTAAAAAGACTTTAAGTCAAAACTAATATTATAAGTAAATAGAAACTGAACAGTTAACCCACTTTCTGCATGTACCAAGTACTTGTTTCCTATTGCACTGAATAGAAGTTTAGCATTGCAACTGCCTGCGGTTAGGGTTCCGACAATGGCATCTTCACACGGTGGTCCTTCTGTGCGGATTCCCTCTGATGATGAAAATGATTTCAGGTATGAGTAGATAATTTTATTTCACCTTTGCTTTGCCGTACAAAATAGGGTATACTGGTATACAAAATATGGTAGTGTGGTAATAACAGTTAACAGCATTTAGTGATGGGTGTAGTATCAATATAGCTCAATGTTGTATTATGTGTGGTATTTGTCAAGAAATCAAATGTGACTGAATGACTATTGTTGGTTTTTATTGTTGGATTGTATATCCCGTCGTTGCTCGGCATATGACTATTGCTTAGTAAAGAATGCTTCATATGCGGTTTGTTTTTAATCCATATTTGATGTTGGAACAGCGATGATCAAGCAATGGAAATCATAGAACATTTGGTAAAGGAAACAGGGTACGATCCTAAGGTGGAAAGAAAACGCAGGAATAAACAGCGCAATGTCACCCCTGGTCGTGTTGTGTCGAATGTTGATGTTGTCGCACAAAATAGCGCAAGGGTTAAAAGCAATCCCAATGCAGGACCTATAAAGATAAAAGAGGAATCAACAGACATTGACACAAATGAAATCAAAGTTTCTGAAGTTGGTGAACCAAGTGGATCAAAAGAGGGTAAGAAACAAAAGGGTAAAGTGGTGAAAAAAGCAAAGGTGGGTACAGACATTACTGTAGACAGTTCTACAGGGGCTCAAAAATTTTTCTAGAACACCCATGTTACAAATGCTAAATCTACACAGCAGAATGTAATGGTAAGGAGATATTTGAATATGAGCATCATGTTATTGAAAATGTAAATAGTATATATTGTTAATAGTTACCTTATTTCTTGTATGCAGCATTTCCCTAAGGAAATCGCCAAAAGATGCCTCCGTCGCTTTCAAGATGAAATCAACCTGCTGGATGTGAGGACGAAGAACATTGTTACCTGCCAGGTTCACAAAGCTAACAGAAAAGGAATACCCCAGCCATATGAAAAGTACATGGCCCTGGGATGGTACGAATTCGCCAAATCTCTTAACCTGCGTAATGGGGATACAATAGCGTGGAGTATGCTGCGATTCTCTCCGTATATATATGTGAAGGTTGAAAGACAATGAAGAAACTGCTGCTATTTGCAAACCGTGTACTATACCTGAATTTTAATGGTTATATTATATGTTGGGAATGTTATTTTGGtacattgtgttatatatattctGCTACATGTTATTTTGTAAGCACTTTATCCAGAATGGGAACACAGTAATATTGTGACCATTGGAAGATCTAATATATAATCGTTTTCGGGACAAATTTTTTAAGTTCTCCTATTATATTCTATTAATCCGCTCTGATATTCTTTTAGTTAAAATGAAATCTGTCCCATAATATTGTATCAACATTATACTAAGATCagacataaaattatttattgagAGTTAACATAGTCAAATGTTAAAAGTTCTGGTGTTTGTTTGTGAGGCACAATCCATGTTTTAGTTTACAATGTAATGACAGAAAGCTTAGAGAGTGCTAATCCAAACAAACCGTTCTTTGCGACATCATTATTGTaactaacattaaaaataataaaaaagcagCACCCCGTTATAAGAGGTATAGTTAAAATGGAATGTTTGATATATGATcaaaaagaatcaaaataattaataatagtatatataatatgtagttgaatttgaatcatttgaatataATAAGCCACACAAACCATTGATAATTCTTAAATCAAATTGAACATAACAGAAGCACATAGCCAATATTCATGCACTAATTATTACAGAAAATGAAATCACACAGATGATTAAAAGCAAAGGAAACTAACATTCAGTTTTTATAACAAACACCTAAGCAAAACacacacaaaataaaaatagatctAATCAATCTTCTCCATTTTAATTATCTTTTTCAGCTTGTTTGATGACAGTTCCCCATCATGTAATCCGTCCAAATCAATGGATTCACTTGATGCAGCAGGAAGATGCCTCTTACCACCAGGTGTGACAGCATCAGGCTTGTGCTCAGATGTAATTTCCAGGTCCTGCAATGCCACGATGAAGACTATTAGTTAGGAATATTGATAAAATGTAAGTCGGTAAGTGTTAGTAATATTGATATAAATGTAAGTAGGTAAGTATGTTGCAGTGAGACTTATTGTAACCAATTCACAGTCTTCATTGCCATCTGTTTTAGCCTCATCAACACTCTCTTTAATCTATATATTGTTAAACACAGTTTTCAATATAACATAATCACAGGAAAAGCAAAAAAATGCATACACAGTTTAAAATTTCTACCTCCAGAGTCTCAGGTACGACAGTTTGGATTGGAATAGGTTCCTTGAGAatttaccaaaaaaaaacaaaatcaggcAAAAAATTGTTATAATATGAAGTCCTCGTTTATAAAACAAATGTCAGTTCATTAGAGCTGACCTCATCTGTTCCCCATTTTTCCTTAAGTTGCTGGATAATAGGATCATTTTTTATAATCATAACGACGGAACAGTTCTTCCAGCGTGGATGCCACTTAACCTTCATAGCCATTTCCAACTTCAACAACTGATCAAGTGCTAACGGAAAGTCCAATGGATCAGTAATTCCAGCCTATTTAAACAACTGGCCATATTAGTGTACACAGAGTATTGGAAAGTACATTCTAATTCGTCTGCACAATATAAATATAACCTGAATCATAGTGTTACGAAGTTGCGATGCAGATAAACCCAACAGCATTTCACATTCTCTGTTCCAGAAGACAAAATTGCAGCTTTGGCCCCCGTGAGTAACCTCAATTTCAATCTTATACCTGAACATCATAAGAAATCGTTCCGTTAAAAAAGCCGACAACATAAAAACATCATAAACATGACAGAAACAACATCTATTAGGTGAGAACAACTAAAACCTAAGGACTTCAGCCATGGTTTCATGACCAGCTTCACACTCAAAGGGGGGCTGTCCCCACGCGCTATAGATTGACACATATGACAGGCACGATAGTACCATCCAAACGGGGATGCTACTAATAATTTTGTTGTAGCGATAGTAGCACAAAATGTAACCTGGACAAATAGCCGCCAAAATCAGAAACATGTGACACACTAAAGAATGAGGTTATAATTATGATAATATAGGAAAATAGAAAGACATACATCCGTAAGTTGAATAATCTCAGCAATAGGCAAAACAACAGCCTTTGAGAACAATTTTTGCACAGGAGTGAGCTGTTGATTTTCAGAACTTTGGGAGGAATATTGGGAATTCCCTCCAAGTTGTTCAGACAGGGTTACCCTGCTCTCCTCAGGCATTCTGCAGAACATGGATCATCATCAAATTCATACATGAAAAAAATAACTGCACAAAATGGATGACACTATCAACATACCTATCAATAAAGTCCTTCATGACCGGAAAATCAGCATCAACACATAAAAGGGTCACATTGTAGGTGTTTGTCACAGACAGAGGATACTTTCCTGCAAATTCAAATTATACCTTGTCAATATATTTATCACAGATTTTGTAGTTttagtattaatttaaaaaataagtcaTGGAATAACCTTCTTCCTTCACTTTGGCATATTGAAGCAACACAACTGTAGGGAGTGATGCAGCAACCCTAACTTTGTTAAACTTGATGAACTGATCCGCGTATGTTTCCCACAGAGTACAGTTCAACATGTTGTTGCTAAACCATGATCATAACACATTAAGATATATAACATGATTCATATATCAGGCAGTCTAATGTATAAAAAAACAAACCTGTGATCACGCAACATCATGCTAATTTGCTGCTTCTTTGCACCTGACTCAGTCTGTGTATAACCAATACTATCCACCATTCCAACGACATCTGTCAGGCAAATTTATTAATTTCACACGGCTAAAATGCATCAAAACATGAGATAATAAAAAAAGCCAAAAACCATACTCACGAATCAGAACATGTTTGTCAAACCTCCCTGTTATGATGTCGGAAAAACTTGTAAATAAAATCGATTTCGGGGGTATCTCATGTTTGTCTTCATCAAGAATAGACGTTCCAGCAGTAAACTTTATCATATATTTGTGTCCCGATGCCCTGAAGGCCAGAACATAAGGCACCACCTTAAAATTAGATACATCATAAGTATGCCCTAATAAGCATTTTTCGGTGAACACCGACACATGCGGTGCTGGAACAACAGCATGAATATCATCTCCCTGCAGCAGAAACCAAAAAATGATTCAAACTATACAAACATAGGTAAATGATAAACATACTGAAACATAAACAGggtaatcaccaatttgtcaacaAAGATCATTTCAAAATGTTCCTTGTTGTTGGAGACAACTTTCCATCTGTGGTGAATCCTAACAACAATCTTCCAAAGCTCTTTTCCATCATTGATCTCTGCTATTCTCTCAACAGGCCTTGACATGATAATGCAAATTCACACTGCACTGAATGATAACCGCAGAAGTTAGCAAGCATGGAAAGAGAAGAATGAAATCACTGATAAATAGGCAAGCCATTTAAACACATAATTACTGCAATTGTGCAGTTTGGAACGTGGACAGGCACAGAATAATGGACCTTACATAACTGCAGCAACATGAGAAGCTGTGAGGGTGAAACTTCCACAACAATAACTGCCGCAGCCCACCATGCAGTTGAAGGATCAAAAATTCTGTAGTAACCACCAAAGCTTATGTGGATCAACCATAAAAGAGTTGCTGATGTGGATAGCCTAAGAAAGTctcaaatggtagacttttcttatatgatagatgaataaaaatcaataattaaataaataaaatcatagaATAAAAGAAGTTGATTTATGGGCCTTCTAGGATGTAAGATTGGGCTTCTTCTTTTTGTACCTAAGAATATTAGTAAGAGCAAACAAATTATGCATTTAAAGAAAAAGGATAAAATATTAGTATAATGAGTTAAAATgatttaatagttttaatttaaaattcaatttaaattaaagttgaattaaatattaaaactataaacctcaataattagtgaaataaaaattaaagctaTTAAATCGTACAGTGGAAAATGCGTAAAATGAACACatgtatgaatttttttgattttttgtataaatgcaaatttatgttaatgtcctaatggaagTATGCAAATGATATAAAAACATAAACCAGTAAAAATAAAAccaggagggcaaattttagggtatgacagctgcccctgttcaatcttcttacacctgaagatgtagagtggtttgtatggcaatcggtatctgaaggtggaagaggattgaacactagaataccaagaaattttcctttgtcggagatgggcttgaagatgccatccaggtgtttggagcagatgtatgattgagatgggcttgaagatgccatccaacttgatagacttgagagtcagaatacgtcgtacgttagaccgtttctaaggaatagacttaggttgagtcgtacgttagactgggtctagtttgcatcagcagatgtctggaaaaccgtgcgttaggctgaaggatgtgtcgtacgtcagatcagatccaatttgcatccgtagatgtctggaaaaccgtgcgttaggtcgaaggatgagtcatgcgttagactaaatccaatttgcattcgtagatgtctggaaaaccgtgcgttaggtcgaaggatgagtcgtgcgttagactaaatccaatttgcatccgtagatgtctggaaaaccgtgcgttaggttgaaggatgagtcgtgcgttagactaaattcaaattgcatccgtagatgtctggaaaaccgtgcgttaggctgaatctgagcttagtatgttgagaagtgtttgttggagattgatcgtgtcagcaccgttcgtagtaactgaattagacttgggaaggatgatcgtgtctacaccgttcgtgatgatagaattagatcttcaaatgttgatcgtgtcggtatcgttcgtaatacctgaattagatcttagaaaggttgatcgtgtctataccgttcgtgatgatagaattagatccttaaaggttgatcgtgtcagtaccgttcgtagcaactgaattagaccgaggaggtaattgatcgtgtccacaccattcgtgatgatggaattagacctctgagagttgaccgtgtcagtaccgttcgtagtaactgaattagatctttgaacaTGATCGTGTCactaccgttcgtggtaaatgaattagatcttggaagatgatcgtgtcagtaccgttcgtagtagctgaattaggtcctggaaagttggagatttcgttcatttgtctgtacttGTATTCTGCAATAGGTGTAGCAATTTGTATaatatcatgatgcatgtgttacgtaatgagtccctcaaaataaatgagaaactttgtatgttatgcatgagttcattatgaagtaatgtatgcgatgtatgaatatgcttatgatttatgacatatgactatgatttatgctgtttgacacatcttgattgagaagatggatctccatgtcattgtaattttgatgtttgatcttatcttgaagatgctcagctggggatttatgatttctgcttggggattagagatattaataaaccatgttggagaagagcaaagtgttggagaatcgGTCGTGTtggagatgtaaactctgttggggagccatgtctttgtcgggacgagagcatttgaagatatcttattaatgattactctgtggagatatgatcttgtgaacccggctctgtggggagacatgagtgtcttgaaagttgcccacAGTATTATAgtgactaccattcctggatttgattaggacacaccactgagtattgatcaagatgtctaaCTGGTctttcatagatttgcccctgttagtagggactttagaaagattcgcctcgtgaggactttatgaggtgtgcattatgggcgacatgcccctagtacttagtatgatgcccctgactgatcgggcggTAGCTTCGGCctcacttgggtgcatgcccctgattgttgatgCTTCTGAGAGATTTTTGAAATTTGACCTGATTATccaaattgatcgggaaatagtttgaaactcacttgatataggcatttgagagtttcttggaattttgacttgattgccccagattgattgggcaaagcgtgccatgccccttgtatacgtaggagacattgcttcttggagtaatctttgtttgtcgggataactttgagtcgttagtcataccctgtgcaaattctttttgatgctaacatttgaaattatgtagcagaatatgcttaataatgaattcatgagatgcaatgcatacgtctgtcttgagttttttgagaaacattaaaactggagatgtaaaagcatgatgtctataaaacgtgtttttttgtaaaaacaagatatcaactcagcatttgtggtaaaccttaaggagtcaggatacctttttggtgacagtatgctttcggactaaccatgcttcagttaggactttcaagggttgtaacgtggcttggttcacggtttaagaaacaaaggataatggctcaaaatttatttgtacccatcccaatcttcgtgatgttcttcgatcctatgctcagttaactttgtgtttaagtcctagcagagcttgaagtcgtaatactgacgtttgatgatggttgaagcaccaacatgtttatttggacaggcagtcgtccgttttcatttattttattttgttttgtaatgttttcttttgtcgaggatttgtagtgacctccatttttttgaatttgttatccctaacttttgcttgaactgtttattttgagcttacagtcagcgggatgttttgatttttgataagtctccttcgtaggttttgacttaagatctttttctttttggta
The Vicia villosa cultivar HV-30 ecotype Madison, WI linkage group LG6, Vvil1.0, whole genome shotgun sequence genome window above contains:
- the LOC131613814 gene encoding uncharacterized protein LOC131613814 — encoded protein: MSRPVERIAEINDGKELWKIVVRIHHRWKVVSNNKEHFEMIFVDKLGDDIHAVVPAPHVSVFTEKCLLGHTYDVSNFKVVPYVLAFRASGHKYMIKFTAGTSILDEDKHEIPPKSILFTSFSDIITGRFDKHVLIHVVGMVDSIGYTQTESGAKKQQISMMLRDHSNNMLNCTLWETYADQFIKFNKVRVAASLPTVVLLQYAKVKEEGKYPLSVTNTYNVTLLCVDADFPVMKDFIDRMPEESRVTLSEQLGGNSQYSSQSSENQQLTPVQKLFSKAVVLPIAEIIQLTDVTFCATIATTKLLVASPFGWYYRACHICCFCHVYDVFMLSAFLTERFLMMFRYKIEIEVTHGGQSCNFVFWNRECEMLLGLSASQLRNTMIQAGITDPLDFPLALDQLLKLEMAMKVKWHPRWKNCSVVMIIKNDPIIQQLKEKWGTDEEPIPIQTVVPETLEIKESVDEAKTDGNEDCELDLEITSEHKPDAVTPGGKRHLPAASSESIDLDGLHDGELSSNKLKKIIKMEKID